From the Balearica regulorum gibbericeps isolate bBalReg1 chromosome 11, bBalReg1.pri, whole genome shotgun sequence genome, the window AACCAGGCACGTTATAGAGAGATGTCTTTGTTTCCGTGCCCCGCTGTTTGTCACGAGAAATCACCACCCTGGTAGTAACTGCTGAACTGCGGGATGCTCCAGGTTGGGGATTGCTGCCCGTGATGTTCACAGGGGACAGCCGTCAGGCTGGCGTGCGCTGTCAGGCCGGTGTCTGGCTGTACATGGGCTCGACCGCCAACTCACTTAGAGCAGCACAGGGCTTCCGCTGCAGCTTGCTATCACAAGCCTCACAGCCAAGGGAAAAATCAGGGGTGAAGGAGATTTtagtgtctgtctgtctgtctccccACTCTCTTTCAAGGGACCGTGCAGGCTGTTGGCTCCTGCTGCTCATACTGAGGTTAACTTGCTTCCTAAGAGAGCCAGAGTACATGTTGTGGTTCTGTTTGCAATCTGACCCTCTGCCACTGTGTATAAGCAGGCCTTTTGTACCCAAAACAGCTCCAAATTACTGTACATAAACCATAATCTTCCGGTGGGAGCACTGtagttttccattttgctgctAATTGGATGATACACTTGCAATGGTCTTTGTTAATGCAGCTAGTGCTGGGCAGGGTACACTGATGGAAGGCTTTTATTTAGAAATCTTGCAAAAATGCAGTGACTGTCCTCATTTGACAGCAATTGAAACCAATCGTCAATTAACTAAATAACAGCCAATtagcttgaagaaaaaaagaagaaaattgcttaCTTCACATTCTTTGGTGAAGCAAGCACCAGTCAGAGGATGggagggtttttctttttcctatgagaagacaaaatagcaaaaaatgtgcagaaaatgcgcagtggggttttttttaaaacatctttttctcaCACAAGAATATTTGAGAAACTAGCTAAGAACATCTTAAGCTCCTGagacatttaatttcctttgatttttttaaaatcaaaattacagTCATTATGCAAGCACAACTGTGCCTCCTTTCTTTCACGCCACTGGAGGATACTTTAAGCACaagggcagctctgctgaagctgGCTGCCTTCGCAAGGAAAGACCAGCAAACAGCTGGCTGCTGTGCGGTGTGACCACAGGCAGGACTATGATAACAACATTGGCATCACCAGACCAAGCCCCTCCTCTTTCATATTTTATGGACTTTTAGGGGTCCGTAGGTGAGACATCAGAACTTTTAATGTTAAAAGACCTGAAGCACCCAGAGGCATTAGGAAGCAGCTGAGTGGTGCTGTCAGGACTGGCATTTTGGTCTTCGGTCCCTCCAAGCCCCATGTTTCATGTCTGTATCCTTTTATGAACCTGGGCAATACTGCCAAAAGGTATTGATTGAGTCAGGGCCATTGCACAGCGAAAGCCAGTCACACTActggcaggaagaaaaaagtctctCTTCTGGATTATTGCTCTTTATTTGAACTGTTAGCCATCTccccaaaagcagcagtgcAATTCAACATGAAGACTAAAGCTTGATCCCATAGGCTTTCAGCTGTGGTACCCTTTAACTCTTGCCAGCCTCAGAGCAGAGGCTAATGTCTGCGTGGGTCTCTGACAGCTGGGCTTTCAGTGGATGATATGCTGGGCAGAGAAAGAGCATAGATTAGACCAAGAGGCAGCTGCTACCAGCTAACTTTATATTGCTGGGTTGGTAAGAGATGACCATTTACTCATGACTTCCtggctttgaatttttattGCACTTTCCTCATAAGCAGTTAAGGCCAGCAGTTAATGCACAAAGGCATTATGTGGCCTCGCTTCTCGCCTCTGGGGCTGGACCACAGCTGATCCCTTGGGGTTGACATCAGGGCTGCGTCTGCCTAATGTCCATCAGTTGCATCAATCAATAATTCTTCACTTAGACTTTTTACTCATTGctcaaaaagattttattatgCTACTTTGAGCTGCTCACAGCATCATTTCACAGGTTTCAAATTGTGTTACTCTTCTGTTAATACTTTTAGGGCCCGTGTTTCATAATTGGATACTGGAGGGTGAGAGGTATGTCTTTTTGCCGTCAGGAAACCAATGAATATTGGATGCTTTTTCATTAACTGACGTGAGATTCAGCACTGCACATATTGACCTGTTACTTTCTTACAGGAGCATTTTACACCTGAATGCAAGTTCAAAGAATCAGTATTTGAAAACTACTACGTGACGTATTCTTCAATGATCTACAGACAGCAACAGTCTGGCCGGGGTTGGTATTTGGGTCTTAacaaagaaggagaaataatgaaaggaaaccacgtgaagaaaaataaacctgcagCACACTTTCTTCCAAAACCATTAAAAGGTAATTGCTTGGGTTTGCTCTATCTATCTGAACTGACGTTATCTTGTGTCAGAGACGTTTAATTGCAGTGCATACATATTTGAAGGGTTCAGCTACTTATATAACAGGAGTATAATGTTCTGTAACACACTGTTAATCTAaccagagctgctttttttgggTCTCTCTACGTTACCTCTGCATTTCTCTACGTTACCTCTACTCTAACCAAATACACATATTAGTTTCTATGTGCCCAAAGTGTCTCCATTATAGATAACCAATGCTCTACCTGGAATGGCTCAAACATCTGCTCACAGGCCATCATGGACTTGCTGTATAGCTTGTCAATCTGTGCTTTATGTTACAGAATGTTTGTTTGACTGGTTTTGCCTGAGATAAAGTTCTAATGTGCGCAATTAATGTGACATCAGCAGGTGACATTAAAGGTAATATAATGTGTGTGGCCTACGTGtgtgaaaacaaaggaaatagaagactgaaaatgcatttctgcacTCACCTGCTCAGGCTACATATACATGTAACAGGTCAAATCACAGCTGTTGACAGTGCGGCTTCACCATTAGTAAGGAAATGTTGATTTATATCAGCTTAGGTCTATCTTGCAGAGTTTTGTAAGGGCAGTGGGTAGGTGGGTGATTTAactgggagaaggagggagcTGTGGTTTTTCCCTACTGTAAAATGTCATTCCCTTAAGAAGAGCTCAGAGGTTCTTAGGTTTGAAATAGAAGAGGCAtccttgctgtatttctttcattcacTCCTTACATTGCGTATTGCTGAATGAAAAATCCCAATGTTTCGCAGCCAGACATTGCACCAACAGACCAAGTAGCCCGTAACACGTGCTGATGTGCTGCCTCTCTTTTGCTTTACAGTGGCCATGTACAAAGAGCCTTCTCTCCATGATCTCACAGAGTTCTCAAGATCTGGAAGTGGGACCCCAACAAAGAGCAGAAGTGTTTCGGGAGTGCTAAACGGGGGTAAATCCATGAGCCAAAATGAGTCAACGTAGCCAGGTTCAGGCAAGCCAAGTGCTCTCTAAACAGAACCTTACCTCTGGATGCAGTTGAATTCTTACTAGCAGTCTTTCATCCAAACGTTCAATTGCCCAGGACAAGCCACCGAACTTGCATAGGTCACTCGTTTATCAGCCATTAGATCTACTGGTTGTCAGAGGATATACCCCAATAATGTAGAATATGCTTGTGCATATCACAAGGCACTTGGATAGCCAGCAAACATAACTGCGGAATAAATCTCGGAGAAGAAATGTccagctctttctctctctctctttctctctctctttctctctctctcctatGCTTTGTGGAATAcgaaacaaaaacatttcacagcatTCACTGCTGATAAGAATTTGCTTTCCAACTCAGAAAAAGACCACTTTTGCTcttcaaaggaaattttaatgCTTGTATGTTTTATAGgggcaaacaaaaaacaaatatgTAAACTCTGTTGTTTCCTTGGCTTACTGTTTTATATCTAAGGCTTGATAAAAAAATTTATCCTTTAATTTGGAATAGTGCAACTTTTTGATTTCTGAACTCCAATGGGTCTTTAAAgctatgtctttaaaaaaataattaacacttCAGGGTTGGAACTGAGAGTTGGTGTCTCAGGCTCAAGCAAACAGTGTTCTTGTGGTTTTAAACacaatgaaatataaatttttatagATTTGTAGTTTCTGGTAAAGTTCTTGTGCTAACCCCAGTCTGTAGGAATTGAGTTGTTTTGTTATCCCAAGCGGAAGTTAACAGAAAGGGATAAAATTATCCTCCAGTGTAGATTTCTCTTAATTCCATTTTGTGTGTCATGTTAAACTGTTGTTGTGGCTTCTTTTCTAAAGACAGAAACTGTGGAATTAAggtgacttaatttttttataagaaaCGTCTTATTTGTAAATCCTTCTTTCACTGTAACGGGCACGTGAATATTGTGTAGGAGGAAGCGTTAGGACAGGTTACCCCTAAACAACATATACTTATACATGCTATTGGAaacaattgtttaaaaaaaaaaaat encodes:
- the FGF13 gene encoding fibroblast growth factor 13 isoform X5 → MSGKVIKPKEEKDASKEPQLKGIVTKLYSRQGYHLQLQADGTIDGTKEEDSSYTLFNLIPVGLRVVAIQGVQTKLYLAMNSEGYLYTSEHFTPECKFKESVFENYYVTYSSMIYRQQQSGRGWYLGLNKEGEIMKGNHVKKNKPAAHFLPKPLKVAMYKEPSLHDLTEFSRSGSGTPTKSRSVSGVLNGGKSMSQNEST